One window of the Flavobacteriaceae bacterium YJPT1-3 genome contains the following:
- a CDS encoding transcriptional regulator: protein MNLRTFSITFGLLIFFGFQSEVDQLRDSLKHAAPNSIERVDLLNELGYELWIHDPAESVNLGQEAARMAQNIGYASGKARAARIEGVGHWALGEPRKALESLIRARDQYTLLEDQKGLANTWLNLGMVYADLGEEGQAMELYKSAITIFEQLGLEVRVATAFTKLGMIYMNRAQYPDALNYFTSALNIHQSHHFVYGIAEAHNRLGTLYLLQNDLEQADYHLRQSLIQGRSIEDEDGLISNLIQLGKLQRLRKEYEVAEMHLDAALKKSRAKDLKNYQLAVYEELKEIKKEQGQLDSALLYYDNYLSLRDSIYNSRLSKQIAVLEFDSELKEKDLALTNLEQKNQSSQTIQWILFVGIWVIGLLAFFLIKSLRLRNKNQKELLLSQQRENSAALDNQLLKQAELERELAYKNKELTSYTLNFVQKNDLLRTLKEKVEDLSPGITDSVRKKKIADLKRLLKQHDTTEKDWEDFRLYFEQVHANFFIVLKNSFPELSPNDLKVAALTRLNLSIKESASILGISPESAKTARYRLRKKLELDAQEDLFDFLIRIETKAH from the coding sequence ATGAATCTTCGAACATTCAGCATTACATTTGGTCTCCTGATATTTTTTGGATTTCAGTCCGAAGTCGATCAACTGCGCGACTCTCTAAAGCATGCAGCACCCAATTCTATTGAGCGGGTAGACCTTCTTAATGAGTTGGGTTATGAATTATGGATACATGATCCAGCAGAATCCGTAAATCTGGGTCAAGAGGCAGCTCGAATGGCCCAAAATATAGGCTATGCGTCTGGTAAAGCTCGTGCAGCACGAATCGAAGGGGTGGGCCACTGGGCTCTTGGGGAGCCCCGAAAAGCCCTGGAGAGTCTAATTCGTGCCCGTGATCAATATACGCTACTTGAGGATCAGAAAGGACTTGCCAATACTTGGCTCAATTTAGGTATGGTCTACGCAGATCTTGGCGAAGAAGGTCAGGCTATGGAGCTTTATAAAAGTGCCATTACTATTTTTGAGCAATTGGGATTAGAAGTTCGAGTGGCGACTGCATTTACCAAATTAGGCATGATTTATATGAATCGGGCCCAATATCCAGACGCTCTTAATTATTTTACGAGTGCTCTGAACATTCATCAATCTCATCATTTCGTATACGGAATTGCCGAAGCTCATAATCGTCTCGGGACTCTGTATCTGTTGCAAAATGACCTGGAACAAGCAGATTATCATTTACGTCAGTCACTGATCCAGGGAAGAAGTATTGAGGATGAAGACGGACTCATAAGTAATTTGATTCAGTTGGGTAAGCTGCAGCGTCTTCGAAAGGAATATGAAGTGGCCGAAATGCACTTAGACGCCGCGCTGAAGAAGTCCAGGGCTAAAGATTTGAAGAATTATCAGTTAGCCGTGTATGAGGAATTGAAGGAAATAAAAAAGGAACAAGGTCAATTGGATTCTGCATTACTGTATTACGACAACTACCTCTCTCTTAGAGATTCCATTTACAACAGTCGCTTATCCAAACAGATAGCAGTTCTCGAATTTGACAGTGAATTGAAAGAAAAAGACCTCGCCCTGACCAATCTGGAACAGAAAAATCAGAGTAGTCAGACTATTCAATGGATTCTTTTTGTAGGAATTTGGGTCATTGGACTCCTTGCCTTTTTTCTAATAAAGAGCCTACGCCTACGCAATAAAAATCAGAAAGAATTACTTCTGTCCCAACAGCGTGAGAACAGTGCCGCCCTAGATAATCAACTTTTAAAGCAAGCTGAGTTAGAAAGAGAGCTGGCATATAAGAACAAAGAACTTACGTCTTATACGCTCAATTTTGTTCAAAAGAATGACTTACTCCGAACTCTTAAGGAAAAGGTTGAAGATTTATCTCCTGGAATTACTGACTCTGTACGGAAAAAGAAAATTGCAGATTTGAAACGGTTGTTAAAGCAGCACGATACGACAGAAAAAGATTGGGAAGACTTTCGCTTGTATTTCGAACAAGTGCATGCCAACTTTTTTATTGTTCTTAAGAATTCATTTCCAGAACTCAGTCCGAATGATTTAAAAGTGGCAGCGCTCACCCGCCTAAATTTGAGCATTAAAGAGTCAGCATCTATCCTCGGAATCTCACCAGAAAGCGCAAAAACAGCGCGCTACCGACTGCGCAAAAAATTAGAGCTCGATGCTCAGGAAGATCTTTTCGATTTTCTCATCCGTATTGAAACCAAAGCGCACTAG
- a CDS encoding GNAT family N-acetyltransferase, whose product MIRPAKKTEIDEILQLTAACAKHLISKGIYQWNEHYPSRTAFESDWADQSLYILKPEDTLVGTVVLSDHRDAEYDPINWLTPLQSHCLYVHRLAVHPNFQGQGYAQQLMDFAEHKAKTEGYVSVRLDTFSQNSRNVKFYEQRGYTRLDDVYFPKQSEFPFHCYELVF is encoded by the coding sequence GTGATAAGACCTGCGAAAAAAACAGAAATAGACGAAATTCTCCAACTAACTGCCGCCTGTGCCAAGCATCTTATTTCCAAGGGGATATACCAATGGAACGAGCATTATCCCTCGCGAACGGCTTTTGAGTCTGATTGGGCAGATCAGAGCTTGTATATCTTGAAGCCTGAGGACACCCTCGTAGGAACCGTGGTCCTCTCCGATCATCGGGATGCGGAGTACGACCCCATCAACTGGCTCACACCGCTTCAATCGCACTGTCTCTACGTGCATCGGCTGGCGGTTCATCCCAACTTCCAGGGTCAGGGGTATGCCCAGCAACTCATGGATTTTGCGGAGCACAAGGCCAAAACAGAGGGATATGTCTCCGTGCGTCTGGACACCTTCAGCCAAAATTCCAGAAATGTCAAATTCTACGAACAACGAGGCTACACGCGTTTAGATGACGTGTATTTTCCCAAACAGAGCGAATTTCCTTTTCACTGCTACGAACTCGTCTTTTAA
- a CDS encoding carboxymuconolactone decarboxylase family protein: MPLVNPLPADHSPETAELAKFFNETLGFCPNSVLTMQYRPAISKAFINLNKAVMANEGRVTSALKRMIAWVSSNATGCRYCQAHTIRAAERYGAEQEQLDHIWDYRTHPAFSEAERAALDFSLAASQVPNAVDQQIKNRLYQHWNEGEIVEMLGVISLFGYLNRWNDSMGTVLEQAAIDSGKQYLGKHGFEVGKHE; encoded by the coding sequence ATGCCTTTAGTCAATCCACTACCCGCCGATCACAGTCCGGAAACGGCCGAATTGGCCAAATTCTTTAACGAAACCCTGGGTTTTTGTCCCAACTCCGTATTGACCATGCAGTATCGGCCTGCCATTTCCAAAGCATTCATCAATTTAAATAAAGCGGTCATGGCCAATGAGGGACGCGTGACCTCAGCCCTAAAGCGTATGATCGCCTGGGTATCCAGCAATGCGACCGGCTGTCGCTACTGCCAGGCCCATACTATTCGAGCGGCAGAGCGCTATGGAGCCGAGCAGGAGCAGTTAGATCATATTTGGGACTACCGCACCCATCCGGCCTTTTCTGAGGCAGAGCGGGCGGCTCTAGACTTTTCGCTGGCGGCCTCTCAGGTACCCAACGCCGTGGATCAACAAATTAAAAACCGACTCTACCAACATTGGAATGAAGGCGAGATCGTAGAAATGTTAGGGGTGATCTCCCTTTTTGGCTACCTCAACCGTTGGAATGATTCTATGGGCACCGTACTGGAGCAAGCCGCCATTGACAGCGGTAAGCAATACCTGGGGAAACACGGTTTCGAAGTTGGGAAACACGAATAA
- a CDS encoding MATE family efflux transporter, whose protein sequence is MSNTSISFKRIQQLALPAMVAGVAEPLLSLTDAAVVGNIPITGTEALAAVGIVGSFLSMLIWVLGQTRAAIATIIAQNLGAGKIDELGAFPAQAIYINVVMSLLVLVSTYFFAEQIFTFLNAENQVLQMSLDYYSIRVWGFPLTLLVFGIFGVFRGLQNTFWPMIIAILGAGVNIGLDFLLVYGWEGWVTAQGLTGAAWASLCAQLFMAVLSLILLLKKTKVSLRLYFPLHHEIRRLVPMSLNLFVRAIALNAALLIAVREATALGKEQIAAHAIAINIWLFSAFFIDGYGAAGNLLSGKLLGGKEYNRLLLLAKRVNLYNVVICVLLMLGGFLCYEPLGRLFNKDPLVLEVFYSMFYLVLLCQPLNAVAFTFDAIFKGLGEMRYLRDVLLGATLLAFLPVLYLCRYLEMGLTGIWIALLAWVFYRGAALVIKFMRKFYPLAQNQ, encoded by the coding sequence ATGTCAAATACCTCCATTTCCTTCAAGCGCATTCAACAACTGGCTTTACCCGCCATGGTTGCGGGCGTGGCTGAACCCTTATTGTCTTTGACCGATGCCGCAGTGGTAGGGAATATCCCCATAACAGGCACCGAGGCTCTTGCTGCCGTCGGGATCGTAGGGTCCTTTCTTTCCATGCTGATCTGGGTATTGGGGCAGACACGGGCAGCCATCGCTACCATCATCGCACAAAATCTGGGGGCCGGTAAGATTGATGAACTGGGTGCCTTTCCAGCGCAGGCCATCTATATCAATGTGGTCATGAGCCTGTTGGTTCTGGTAAGCACTTACTTTTTTGCAGAACAGATTTTTACTTTTCTGAATGCCGAAAACCAGGTGCTGCAGATGAGCCTGGACTATTACAGCATTCGGGTTTGGGGTTTTCCGCTCACCTTATTGGTGTTTGGGATCTTTGGCGTTTTTAGAGGCCTGCAGAATACCTTTTGGCCCATGATCATCGCCATTCTGGGAGCGGGGGTCAATATTGGCCTTGATTTCTTGCTGGTCTACGGCTGGGAAGGATGGGTCACTGCTCAAGGGCTTACCGGAGCCGCCTGGGCCAGTTTATGCGCTCAACTTTTTATGGCTGTGCTTTCCCTGATCCTTCTACTTAAAAAGACAAAGGTGTCGCTTCGCTTGTATTTTCCGCTGCACCACGAGATCAGACGGTTAGTCCCTATGAGTTTAAATCTATTTGTGCGTGCCATCGCCTTAAATGCCGCGCTTTTGATCGCAGTGAGGGAGGCGACCGCCCTGGGGAAAGAACAAATTGCAGCTCATGCCATCGCCATCAATATTTGGCTCTTTTCCGCCTTTTTTATCGACGGTTATGGTGCTGCGGGTAATCTATTGAGCGGGAAACTTCTAGGAGGCAAGGAGTATAATCGCCTGTTATTGCTGGCTAAACGCGTCAATCTCTACAATGTCGTGATTTGTGTGCTGCTCATGCTCGGCGGATTTCTATGCTACGAGCCTTTAGGGCGTTTATTCAATAAAGATCCTCTGGTGTTGGAGGTGTTCTACAGCATGTTCTACTTGGTTCTTTTATGTCAACCCTTGAATGCGGTGGCGTTTACCTTTGATGCTATTTTTAAAGGACTGGGAGAAATGCGTTACTTAAGAGATGTGTTATTGGGGGCTACCTTACTGGCCTTTCTGCCCGTACTCTACCTATGCCGCTATCTGGAAATGGGCCTCACCGGAATCTGGATCGCACTACTGGCCTGGGTTTTTTATAGAGGGGCTGCACTAGTCATAAAATTCATGCGCAAATTTTATCCCCTAGCACAAAACCAGTAA
- the recJ gene encoding single-stranded-DNA-specific exonuclease RecJ — MRWTLHPKPDPEKTCQLAKALQVSESIAVLLVQRGVDTFAKAKHYFRPSWGDLHNPFLMKDMRQAVDRIFQAVEQQEAILVFGDYDVDGTTSVALVSSYLQSFYPRVATYIPDRYEEGYGVSYAGIDYAHDNDISLIIALDCGVKAVEKVAYAREKGIDFIICDHHRPGPVLPEAVAVLDPKRSDCTYRYDELCGCGVGFKLIQALATVRGQDQQELYPYLDLVATAIGADIVPITGENRVLAYFGLQVINTSPRIGFKALLSQVKKEELTIMDVVFIIAPRINAAGRMKHGNHAVTLLKETNWDLAMQWAQEIEQYNAERKEADKAITAQALEQIERNQETTRKTTVVFQEDWHKGVIGIVASRLTETYYRPTLVFTQSGDKLAASARSVKDFDVYEALEACSEHIEQFGGHKYAAGLTLSKDQYEAFKKRFEEVVNQSIDERLLTPELRIDMDLELQEISPKFYRILRQMAPFGPGNPSPTFRSVNVIDTGYAKGVGDDQSHLKLSVRHQHGGPAFGAIGFGLGHHLELVKSGQPFQIAYAIEENVWNGQSSLQLRIKDLMAYPPTQKTSTESPDHQIHHR, encoded by the coding sequence ATGCGTTGGACCCTACATCCAAAACCTGATCCTGAAAAAACCTGCCAGTTGGCCAAGGCCTTGCAGGTTTCTGAAAGTATAGCCGTACTCCTGGTGCAGCGGGGAGTGGACACTTTCGCGAAAGCGAAACACTACTTCCGACCGTCCTGGGGCGATCTGCATAATCCCTTTCTAATGAAAGACATGCGGCAGGCCGTCGATCGCATCTTTCAGGCGGTAGAACAGCAAGAAGCTATTTTGGTTTTTGGGGACTACGACGTGGACGGTACCACCAGTGTGGCCTTGGTGAGTTCCTACCTCCAATCCTTTTATCCTCGAGTAGCCACCTACATACCCGATCGTTACGAGGAAGGCTACGGGGTGTCTTATGCGGGCATCGATTACGCCCATGATAATGATATTAGCTTGATCATCGCTCTGGATTGCGGGGTAAAGGCGGTCGAAAAAGTGGCTTATGCCCGGGAAAAGGGCATTGATTTTATCATTTGCGATCACCACCGTCCGGGACCGGTGCTTCCGGAGGCCGTTGCCGTACTCGATCCCAAACGCAGCGATTGTACGTATCGCTATGATGAACTGTGCGGTTGCGGAGTAGGATTCAAGTTGATCCAGGCACTGGCTACGGTTCGTGGACAGGATCAGCAGGAGTTATATCCTTACCTGGATCTGGTCGCAACAGCCATTGGCGCTGATATTGTGCCCATCACCGGTGAAAACCGGGTGCTGGCCTACTTTGGCTTGCAGGTGATCAATACCAGTCCGCGTATTGGCTTTAAGGCCCTGCTCAGCCAGGTAAAAAAAGAAGAACTGACCATCATGGACGTCGTATTCATTATCGCCCCGCGCATCAATGCCGCCGGTAGAATGAAGCACGGGAATCATGCGGTGACGCTTTTAAAAGAGACCAACTGGGATCTTGCCATGCAGTGGGCACAGGAAATAGAACAGTACAATGCAGAGCGTAAGGAGGCCGATAAGGCCATCACTGCGCAAGCCCTGGAACAGATCGAACGGAATCAGGAAACCACCCGTAAGACCACGGTCGTTTTTCAGGAAGATTGGCATAAGGGAGTGATCGGTATCGTGGCGTCCCGCCTTACGGAAACCTATTATCGACCTACTCTGGTCTTTACCCAAAGTGGGGATAAACTAGCCGCTTCCGCTCGCTCCGTCAAAGATTTTGACGTTTATGAAGCCCTGGAGGCCTGTAGTGAACATATTGAACAGTTTGGAGGGCACAAATATGCGGCCGGTTTAACCCTCAGCAAAGATCAGTACGAAGCCTTCAAGAAGCGCTTTGAGGAAGTGGTCAACCAATCGATCGACGAGCGTTTGCTTACCCCGGAATTGCGGATCGATATGGACCTGGAGCTGCAGGAAATCAGCCCCAAATTCTATCGCATACTACGTCAAATGGCTCCTTTTGGCCCGGGCAATCCCAGTCCCACCTTTCGATCGGTCAATGTGATCGACACCGGCTATGCCAAGGGCGTGGGTGACGACCAGAGCCATCTGAAGTTGTCGGTTCGTCATCAGCACGGAGGTCCTGCTTTTGGAGCTATTGGTTTTGGACTAGGACATCATTTGGAATTAGTTAAGTCCGGACAACCCTTTCAGATCGCTTATGCCATTGAAGAAAACGTTTGGAACGGACAGAGCAGTTTGCAGTTACGCATTAAAGACTTGATGGCATATCCTCCGACTCAAAAGACTTCAACTGAAAGTCCTGACCATCAAATTCACCATAGGTAA
- a CDS encoding universal stress protein, with amino-acid sequence MQTFLVPLGNLDDGINNLKYALEFAKAMQARLLVAKLYKEIPRAGNLAEGNLSLREITEQDIREELDKHGSNYRDVSALPLEGEDWVDAVAHYHQQENVDLILLPPHKTSLNDDLYLGTVSGGFVKQTEIPVLIVGNEYEFQPIKRVLMAVKSGHVKNKEILKPIKAIKKSFEAELRLLQVKTPRFLPEDAEFDTVLGKIVDCYKSTENATLFQGVLEHLNENNPDMICVFRRKRGFFAKLWDEGVIRKSDFESRIPLLILKEAI; translated from the coding sequence ATGCAAACATTTTTAGTTCCCTTAGGTAATCTGGACGATGGAATAAACAACCTAAAATACGCTTTGGAATTTGCCAAGGCGATGCAGGCTCGTTTACTGGTCGCCAAGTTGTACAAAGAAATTCCTCGTGCTGGGAATCTAGCCGAGGGGAATTTGAGCTTACGCGAAATAACTGAACAGGATATTCGGGAGGAATTGGACAAGCATGGATCCAACTACCGAGACGTAAGCGCTTTGCCTCTAGAGGGAGAGGATTGGGTAGATGCAGTGGCACACTACCATCAGCAGGAAAATGTTGATTTGATCCTATTGCCTCCACATAAGACTTCGTTGAATGATGATCTCTATTTGGGAACCGTTTCCGGAGGCTTTGTGAAGCAAACCGAAATCCCGGTGTTGATTGTCGGGAATGAGTATGAATTTCAACCCATTAAGCGGGTATTGATGGCCGTGAAATCCGGACATGTGAAGAATAAAGAGATCTTAAAACCCATCAAGGCCATTAAAAAGTCTTTTGAGGCTGAACTACGCTTGCTTCAGGTGAAGACTCCTCGTTTTCTGCCGGAAGATGCCGAGTTTGATACCGTTTTGGGTAAAATTGTTGATTGTTACAAAAGCACAGAAAATGCCACCTTATTTCAGGGTGTTTTGGAGCATTTAAACGAAAATAATCCCGATATGATTTGCGTTTTTCGCAGAAAAAGAGGTTTCTTTGCCAAACTTTGGGATGAAGGCGTGATCCGCAAGTCTGATTTTGAAAGTCGGATTCCGCTTCTTATTTTAAAGGAGGCGATTTAA
- a CDS encoding 6-carboxytetrahydropterin synthase translates to MSTIRITKQFSFETGHALYGYDGKCRNVHGHSYKLDVTVIGQPIADQEHVKFGMVIDFTDLKKIVKEEIVDLFDHATVFNKNTPHVELANELATRGHHVLLVDYQPTSEMMIIDFAEKIKQRLPKNIRLHHLKLRETASSYAEWYADDNL, encoded by the coding sequence ATGAGTACGATACGCATTACAAAACAATTTTCATTTGAAACCGGACATGCGCTTTACGGCTACGACGGCAAGTGTCGCAATGTGCACGGGCACAGCTATAAGTTGGATGTTACGGTTATTGGTCAACCCATTGCAGATCAAGAGCATGTGAAGTTTGGGATGGTCATTGACTTTACGGATCTGAAAAAAATCGTCAAAGAGGAAATTGTAGATCTGTTCGATCATGCCACGGTATTCAATAAAAACACCCCCCACGTCGAGCTTGCCAACGAACTGGCTACACGGGGACATCACGTTCTTCTGGTGGATTACCAACCCACTAGCGAGATGATGATCATCGATTTCGCCGAAAAAATAAAACAAAGACTGCCCAAGAACATTCGTCTTCATCACCTAAAACTGCGTGAGACCGCTTCCAGCTATGCGGAATGGTACGCGGATGACAACCTATAA
- a CDS encoding uracil-DNA glycosylase family protein: protein MDELLQQARACTFCKEQLPRGPRPIVEASAQSKIILISQAPGAVVHESGIAWADQSGKRLREWLGVDEHTFYQTDNFSILPMGFCYPGKGATGDLPPRKECAPLWHPEFLKVLEHRQLVLLIGTYAQQYYLPKDGRNLTQRVQHYDEYLPQYWPLPHPSPVNHFWRSKNPWFEKKVVPELQKRIAEILEY, encoded by the coding sequence ATCGATGAATTACTCCAACAAGCCCGAGCCTGCACCTTCTGCAAAGAACAATTGCCTAGAGGTCCGCGACCCATCGTCGAAGCTTCTGCACAATCTAAAATCATATTGATCAGTCAGGCTCCAGGAGCCGTGGTACATGAGTCAGGCATTGCCTGGGCAGATCAAAGCGGGAAACGCTTACGCGAATGGCTGGGCGTGGATGAACATACCTTTTATCAAACCGATAATTTTTCTATTCTACCCATGGGCTTTTGTTATCCCGGTAAAGGAGCTACCGGTGATCTTCCACCCCGAAAAGAATGCGCTCCCCTATGGCATCCGGAGTTTTTAAAGGTTTTGGAACATCGACAATTAGTGCTGCTCATAGGCACCTATGCCCAACAGTATTATTTACCCAAGGACGGAAGAAATCTTACCCAGCGGGTGCAGCACTACGACGAGTATTTACCACAGTATTGGCCCCTGCCTCATCCGTCCCCGGTCAATCATTTTTGGCGATCCAAAAACCCTTGGTTTGAAAAGAAAGTGGTCCCTGAATTACAAAAACGTATCGCCGAGATCTTAGAGTATTAA